One window of Catharus ustulatus isolate bCatUst1 chromosome 3, bCatUst1.pri.v2, whole genome shotgun sequence genomic DNA carries:
- the HS3ST5 gene encoding heparan sulfate glucosamine 3-O-sulfotransferase 5 has protein sequence MLFKQQALLRQKLFVLGSLAIGSLLYLVARVGSLDRLQPLCPIDGRFGPRGQDEIPLRALQFKRGLLHEFRKGNATKEQIRLHNLVQQLPKAIIIGVRKGGTRALLEMLNLHPAVVKASQEIHFFDNDENYAKGIEWYRKKMPFSYPHQITIEKSPAYFITEEVPERIYKMNSSIKLLIIVREPTTRAISDYTQVLEGKERKNKTYYKFEKLAIDPNTCEVNTKYKAVRTSIYTKHLERWLKYFPIEQFHIVDGDRLITEPLPELQLVEKFLNLPPRISQYNLYFNATRGFYCLRFNIVFNKCLAGSKGRIHPEVDTSVITKLRKFFHPFNQKFYQITGRTFNWP, from the exons CTAGGCAGCCTTGCTATTGGAAGTCTCCTATATCTAGTTGCCAGAGTTGGGAGTTTGGATAG ACTGCAACCCCTCTGCCCCATCGATGGTCGTTTTGGACCCCGTGGCCAGGACGAAATCCCGCTGCGAGCCCTGCAGTTCAAGCGAGGTCTGCTCCATGAATTTCGAAAGGGCAATGCCACCAAGGAACAAATTCGACTGCACAATCTGGTTCAGCAGCTTCCCAAGGCCATTATCATTGGGGTGCGGAAAGGAGGCACCCGAGCACTACTTGAGATGCTGAACCTTCACCCTGCAGTGGTCAAAGCTTCTCAAGAGATTCACTTCTTTGACAATGATGAAAATTATGCCAAGGGGATTGAGtggtacaggaaaaaaatgcctttttcttacCCTCATCAAATAACAATCGAGAAAAGCCCCGCGTATTTTATCACTGAGGAAGTACCTGAAAGGATTTACAAAATGAACTCATCTATCAAATTATTGATCATTGTCAGGGAACCTACCACAAGAGCTATTTCTGATTACACTCAGGTGCTGGAaggcaaggaaagaaagaacaaaacttACTACAAATTTGAGAAGCTGGCTATTGATCCTAATACCTGCGAAGTGAACACTAAGTATAAGGCAGTGAGAACCAGCATCTACACAAAACATCTGGAGAGGTGGTTAAAATACTTCCCAATCGAGCAGTTTCACATCGTGGATGGAGACCGGCTCATCACAGAACCACTGCCAGAACTCCAGCTGGTTGAGAAGTTCTTAAATCTTCCTCCAAGGATAAGTCAGTACAATTTATACTTCAATGCCACCAGAGGGTTTTACTGCTTGCGATTTAACATTGTCTTTAACAAGTGCCTGGCGGGTAGCAAGGGACGCATCCATCCAGAGGTGGATACCTCTGTCATTACCAAATTGCGCAAGTTCTTCCATCCTTTCAATCAAAAATTTTACCAGATCACGGGAAGGACATTTAACTGGCCCTAA